The following is a genomic window from Peptococcaceae bacterium.
TTGCGGGGATTGCGCTGGGATATGAAACGGGTATTCGCATCGGCGTAGCCGTGAATCCCTCGCATTTCCGGATTTGGCACACTACCGGGACAGCCGGAACATTTGCCGCTGCGGCTGCAGGGGGAAAAATCTTAGACTTGGACAGGGAGCAGATGATAAATGCCCTGGGAAATGCTGGAACACAGGCTGCAGGGCTGTGGCAGTTCAACATTGACGGGGCCATGACCAAGCCGCTGCATCCTGGAAAGGCGGCCATGAATGGGCTTATCGCCTGTCTCCTGGCAAAGCAAGGCTTTACAGGGGCAAGGAACATCTTTGAAGGAGAAAAGGGTTTTGGAGTGGCAACCTCCGAAAAGGTTGATTATGAGTTTATAACTGCAAACCTGGGGAAGAATTATGAGATGCTGGGAATCGGTTTTAAGATCCATGCGGGCTGCAGGCACACCAATTCCCCGGTGGACGGAGCTCTTAAAATTGTGAAAGAACACGATTTGAGTCCTGAAGATATTAAGGAGATAACGATTTACACTTATAAACTGGGTGTGGATTTGACTGGCAAACAATTTCCGACGAACCCGTCTGAAGCAAAATTCAGCATCCCGTACTGTGTTGCCTCGGCCATTTTGTACCGGCGCTGCAGTTTTACCGAATTCAGCCCTGAAAAACTGCGTGATCGCAAGATAAATGCGCTGCTAAAGAAGACCAGGCTGGTTATTGATGAAGAAATAGAAAAGAATTATGCTCAGGGATATGCCTCGATAGTAGAAATTGCCACTGTCAAAGGAGAAAAGTTTTCAGAGAGAACAGATTTTGCCAAGGGCGATCCGGAAAACCCTGTTTCTGTAGATGAAATAGAAGATAAGTTCAGATACCTCGCAGGAACGGTACTGGCCTCGAAACAGGTTGAAACAATTATTGAAACGGTAAGACACCTTGAAGAGGTAACGGATATTAATGAATTGATACCTTTGTTTTGCAAAAATAAGGAAGGATTGGGGAGACAGTGATGTTTAAGCTTATTAAAGGAGGAACCTTGTTTTCTCCTGATGAGCTGGGCAGTATGGATGTTTTGATTGCCGGCAGCCAGATAGTGAAAATTTCCCGGGATATAAAACCACCCGCCGGTTTGGAGACGGAAGTCGTTGATGGGCAAGGAAAAATGGTTGTTCCTGGGTTTA
Proteins encoded in this region:
- a CDS encoding MmgE/PrpD family protein; its protein translation is MISGQLSEFITKTGYKDLPADVVKLTKVCFLDWLGCTIAGSVDQASQMFLRLVREAGGTKESTVIPSGDRTSCLNAALANGAYSHVLELDDIHKRAMYHPGIPVIPAALAVAEREKAGGKKLIAGIALGYETGIRIGVAVNPSHFRIWHTTGTAGTFAAAAAGGKILDLDREQMINALGNAGTQAAGLWQFNIDGAMTKPLHPGKAAMNGLIACLLAKQGFTGARNIFEGEKGFGVATSEKVDYEFITANLGKNYEMLGIGFKIHAGCRHTNSPVDGALKIVKEHDLSPEDIKEITIYTYKLGVDLTGKQFPTNPSEAKFSIPYCVASAILYRRCSFTEFSPEKLRDRKINALLKKTRLVIDEEIEKNYAQGYASIVEIATVKGEKFSERTDFAKGDPENPVSVDEIEDKFRYLAGTVLASKQVETIIETVRHLEEVTDINELIPLFCKNKEGLGRQ